The following coding sequences lie in one Tichowtungia aerotolerans genomic window:
- a CDS encoding D-alanyl-D-alanine carboxypeptidase family protein has translation MKKIFGVGFSLWFIFLGASAWALDSRVRDPYYSAVVMESGSGRVLWEDHAGAEAYPASMTKMMNLFIVLDDINAGKLRLDQPVTVTRDIARIGGRQVWLKEGEVFPLEELIYATMVHSANDAATALAYTASGSKEAHAERMTAKARELGLRSTYFHNVHGLPPEPGQLPDVSSALDMARLADALLKAHPETLKYSSVYMRDFRQENPVRMTSSNKLLNTMEGCDGLKTGYFRAGGFSLTATAKRDGIRIIAVVMGCQQKEVRNQWAQRLLERGFSLVNNP, from the coding sequence ATGAAAAAAATATTCGGTGTCGGCTTTTCGTTGTGGTTCATTTTCTTGGGGGCGTCTGCGTGGGCTCTTGATTCGCGTGTGAGGGATCCGTATTACAGTGCGGTGGTGATGGAGTCCGGCAGCGGCAGGGTCTTATGGGAAGATCATGCCGGAGCCGAAGCCTATCCGGCCAGCATGACCAAGATGATGAACCTGTTTATTGTGCTCGATGATATCAATGCAGGCAAACTGCGGCTGGATCAGCCGGTGACGGTTACCCGGGACATTGCCCGGATCGGAGGACGGCAGGTTTGGCTCAAGGAGGGCGAGGTTTTTCCACTGGAAGAACTCATTTATGCAACGATGGTTCATTCCGCGAATGATGCAGCTACGGCTCTGGCGTATACCGCTTCCGGCAGCAAGGAGGCTCATGCGGAACGAATGACTGCAAAGGCTCGGGAATTGGGGCTGCGCTCTACGTACTTTCATAACGTGCATGGCCTGCCGCCGGAACCTGGGCAGTTACCGGATGTTTCCTCTGCGCTGGATATGGCGCGACTGGCGGATGCTTTATTAAAAGCCCATCCGGAAACGCTGAAATACTCCTCCGTGTATATGCGTGATTTCCGGCAGGAAAATCCGGTTAGGATGACCAGCTCCAACAAGCTTCTGAATACCATGGAAGGTTGCGATGGGCTGAAGACCGGTTATTTTCGAGCGGGTGGATTTTCACTCACGGCGACCGCAAAACGCGACGGCATCCGTATTATCGCGGTGGTGATGGGATGTCAGCAAAAAGAAGTGCGAAACCAGTGGGCTCAACGATTGCTGGAACGCGGATTTTCTCTGGTGAATAATCCCTGA